The Alnus glutinosa chromosome 7, dhAlnGlut1.1, whole genome shotgun sequence genome includes a region encoding these proteins:
- the LOC133872328 gene encoding carotene epsilon-monooxygenase, chloroplastic isoform X1 has product MPSSLSTCLLLPAPLLKPPTTTTTLSLRPSSHFLTIKSSANNSNNNNNKPSSWVSPDWLTSLTRSLTITKDDDSGIPVANAKLEDVSELLGGALFLPLFKWMNEYGPVYRLAAGPRNFVVVSDPAIAKHVLRNYGKYGKGLVAEVSEFLFGSGFAIAEGPLWTARRRAVVPSLHKKYLSVMVDRVFCKCALRLVEKLKPDTVGGIAVNMEEKFSQLTLDVIGLSVFNYNFDSLNTDSPVIDSVYTALKEAEARSTDILPYWKIKALCKIIPRQIKAENAVTVIRRTVEELVAKCKEMVEAEGERIDEEEYVNDADPSILRFLLASREEVSSVQLRDDLLSMLVAGHETTGSVLTWTLYLLSKNSTSLVKAQEEVDRVLQGRPPTYEDIKDLKFLTRCITESLRLYPHPPVLIRRAQVADMLPGAYKVNSGQDIMISVYNIHRSSQVWERAEEFLPERFDLEGPVPNETNTDFRFIPFSGGPRKCVGDQFALLEAIVSLAIFLQHMNFELVPNQTISMTTGATIHTTNGLYMKLSQRQTKPAFVPSASR; this is encoded by the exons ATGCCTTCCTCACTCTCCACCTGTCTTCTCCTCCCAGCCCCTCTCCTCAAaccccccaccaccaccactactctctctctcagacCCAGTTCTCACTTCCTCACCATCAAGTCCTCCGCAAacaacagcaacaacaacaacaacaaacccAGTTCATGGGTGAGCCCAGACTGGCTCACTTCACTCACACGGTCTTTGACAATTACCAAAGACGACGACTCGGGCATACCAGTAGCCAACGCTAAGCTCGAGGACGTGTCTGAGCTTCTGGGCGGTGCTCTGTTCCTCCCACTGTTCAAGTGGATGAACGAGTACGGACCCGTTTACAGGCTCGCCGCAGGGCCTAGGAATTTCGTGGTGGTTAGCGACCCTGCCATTGCCAAGCATGTGCTGAGGAACTACGGGAAGTATGGTAAGGGTCTGGTGGCTGAGGTCTCCGAGTTCTTGTTCGGGTCCGGTTTTGCCATTGCCGAAGGCCCGCTTTGGACG GCAAGGCGTAGGGCTGTGGTGCCATCACTTCACAAGAAGTATTTGTCAGTGATGGTTGATAGAGTCTTTTGCAAATGTGCCCTTAGATTGGTGGAAAAGCTCAAACCCGACACAGTAGGTGGCATTGCTGTAAACATGGAGGAAAAATTTTCTCAACTAACTCTTGATGTTATTGGTCTGTCCGTATTCAACTACAATTTTGATTCACTTAACACTGATAGTCCTGTGATTGATTCGGTTTACACTGCACTGAAAGAGGCAGAGGCCCGTTCCACGGATATATTACCATACTGGAAG ATTAAAGCTCTTTGTAAAATAATCCCAAGACAAATAAAAGCCGAAAATGCAGTTACTGTGATAAGGAGAACTGTTGAAGAACTTGTTGCAAAGTGCAAAGAGATGGTGGAAGCCGAGGGTGAAAGAATCGATGAGGAGGAATATGTAAATGATGCTGATCCAAGCATCCTTCGCTTCTTGCTTGCAAGCAGAGAAGAG GTTTCAAGTGTACAACTACGAGATGACCTTTTGTCAATGTTAGTTGCTGGTCATGAGACCACTGGTTCAGTGTTGACTTGGACACTCTATCTTCTAAGTAAG AACTCCACCTCATTGGTGAAAGCACAAGAGGAAGTTGACAGAGTTCTACAGGGTAGGCCTCCTACTTATGAAGATATTAAGGATCTAAAGTTTTTGACCCGCTGCATAACTGAGTCACTCCGACTGTACCCACATCCTCCT GTCTTGATAAGAAGAGCTCAAGTTGCTGACATGCTTCCTGGAGCTTACAAGGTTAATTCTGGTCAAGACATTATGATTTCTGTATATAACATTCATCGTTCCTCACAG GTTTGGGAGAGAGCAGAAGAGTTTCTGCCGGAAAGATTCGACTTGGAAGGCCCAGTACCTAATGAAACAAATACAGATTTCAG GTTCATTCCATTCAGTGGAGGGCCTCGTAAGTGTGTTGGTGATCAGTTCGCTTTGCTGGAAGCTATTGTTTCTCTCGCCATCTTTCTGCAGCACATGAACTTTGAGTTGGTTCCTAACCAAACCATTAGCATGACTACTGGAGCAACAATACATACAACAAAC GGCTTGTACATGAAACTGAGTCAACGGCAAACAAAACCCGCATTTGTTCCCTCGGCTTCTAGGTAA
- the LOC133872590 gene encoding protein FAR-RED IMPAIRED RESPONSE 1-like, translated as MPFAPFVGVNHHGQSILLGAALISSEDTESFVWLFEAWLKCMKGRAPRAIITDQDRAMKNAIKKVFPNARHRFCLWHILKKLPEKFGSHLQYYAIKSAIRNCVYNSHTCDEFDACWQSMLECYNLEENAWLRGLYSERTFWVPTYLNDVFWAGMTTTQRSESMNAFFDGYVQSSTSLKEFVDQYDNALRRKVEVENVADFDSFNTTISCVSHWPFEKQFQKIYTHAKFREVQKEISSIMYCGSSLLKSECGIRTYQVIEQVEINESYRKKIVFNVCYNGPVCEVNCSCRLFESRGILCKHAISVLTTFEDVDFLPEKYFLNRWRKDLKRPYKLIKSSYDPLSGNPTADRYAELSNNVLKLAAIAAPNVDHCMELQKYVDMLIKKFSGPSCEQSQPSQSLPSASDLPSAPMIDNGAMDCMEMEVCSPLVARTKGARPSIRKVSVVEKVVRKKSSKGGNKKQSNANPEQRRKRKKVFNYSKVVVSVLVHL; from the coding sequence atgccatttgctccttttgtgGGAGTAAACCATCATGGTCAATCAATTCTTTTAGGGGCGGCATTAATTTCAAGTGAGGATACGGagtcatttgtttggttgtttgaggcaTGGTTGAAATGCATGAAGGGCCGTGCGCCAAGGGCAATTATTACAGATCAAGATAGGgccatgaaaaatgctattaaGAAGGTGTTTCCGAATGCTCGtcatagattttgtttatggcataTACTGAAAAAACTTCCGGAAAAGTTTGGATCACATTTACAATACTATGCCATTAAGAGTGCCATAAGAAATTGTGTGTATAATTCTCATACATGTGACGAGTTTGATGCATGTTGGCAGAGTATGCTTGAGTGTTATAATCTAGAGGAGAATGCATGGCTGCGTGGTTTATACAGTGAAAGGACTTTTTGGGTaccaacatatttgaatgatgTATTTTGGGCCGGCATGACTACCACACAGCGTAGTGAGAGTATGAATGCcttttttgatggttatgtgcaATCGTCCACCTCACTGAAGGAATTTGTGGATCAATACGATAACGCTTTGCGCAGGAAGGTTGAGGTTgagaatgttgctgatttcgATTCCTTCAATACCACCATTTCATGTGTGAGCCATTGGCCCTTTGAGAAGCAATTCCAAAAAATTTACACCCATGCAAAGTTTAGAGAAGTTCAGAAGGAGATTTCATCGATTATGTATTGTGGTTCTTctcttttaaaaagtgaatgtGGAATTCGTACCTATCAGGTGATCGAACAGGTAGAAATTAATGAATCCTATAggaaaaaaatcgtttttaatGTTTGCTACAATGGCCCTGTATGTGAAGTGAATTGTAGTTGCCGTTTGTTTGAATCAAGAGGAATTTTGTGCAAACATGCCATATCCGTGTTGACTACATTTGAAGATGTCGATTTCTTGCCCGAAAAGTATTTTCTAAATCGATGGAGGAAGGATTTGAAGCGGCCATATAAGTTAATCAAGAGTAGTTATGATCCTTTGAGTGGCAACCCTACTGCAGATCGATATGCTGAACTGAGCAACAATGTGCTGAAGTTGGCCGCTATTGCAGCACCAAACGTGGACCATTGCATGGAATTGCAAAAGTATGTTGATAtgctaattaagaaatttaGCGGTCCAAGCTGTGAACAAAGTCAACCTTCCCAATCACTCCCAAGTGCAAGTGATCTCCCAAGTGCACCTATGATCGATAATGGAGCCATGGATTGTATGGAGATGGAGGTGTGTAGTCCTCTTGTGGCTCGAACTAAAGGCGCGCGACCATCAATCAGAAAAGTGTCTGTGGTTGAAAAAGTGGTGAGAAAAAAGTCGTCAAAAGGAGGAAATAAGAAACAGAGCAACGCAAATCCCGAGCAgcgaaggaaaagaaagaaggtatTCAACTATTCAAAAGTCGTTGTATCTGTACTTGttcatttgtaa
- the LOC133873987 gene encoding small RNA-binding protein 11, chloroplastic-like, giving the protein MYFRRRFYILVVSGLSSYTTEQRLSEAFSQYGQVVEAKIAMDRVSDRSKGFGFVTFASEDEAEKAIAEMNGKALNGRVIFVDYAKLKTSFGGGMAEARGPPEPTANK; this is encoded by the exons ATGTATTTTCGAAGGAGATTCTATATACTTGTCGTAAGTG GATTGTCCTCTTACACCACAGAGCAAAGATTATCAGAAGCATTTTCTCAATATGGTCAAGTTGTTGAAG CAAAAATTGCAATGGACAGAGTCTCAGACAGATCAAAAGGATTTGGATTTGTGACCTTTGCATCAGAAGATGAAGCAGAGAAAGCCATTGCTGAGATGAATGGAAAG GCTCTGAATGGACGTGTTATTTTTGTGGATTATGCAAAGCTCAAAACCAGTTTCGGAGGTGGAATGGCAGAAGCCAGAGGGCCTCCAGAACCGACTGCTAACAAGTGA
- the LOC133872328 gene encoding carotene epsilon-monooxygenase, chloroplastic isoform X2, whose product MPSSLSTCLLLPAPLLKPPTTTTTLSLRPSSHFLTIKSSANNSNNNNNKPSSWVSPDWLTSLTRSLTITKDDDSGIPVANAKLEDVSELLGGALFLPLFKWMNEYGPVYRLAAGPRNFVVVSDPAIAKHVLRNYGKYGKGLVAEVSEFLFGSGFAIAEGPLWTARRRAVVPSLHKKYLSVMVDRVFCKCALRLVEKLKPDTVGGIAVNMEEKFSQLTLDVIGLSVFNYNFDSLNTDSPVIDSVYTALKEAEARSTDILPYWKIKALCKIIPRQIKAENAVTVIRRTVEELVAKCKEMVEAEGERIDEEEYVNDADPSILRFLLASREEVSSVQLRDDLLSMLVAGHETTGSVLTWTLYLLSKNSTSLVKAQEEVDRVLQGRPPTYEDIKDLKFLTRCITESLRLYPHPPVLIRRAQVADMLPGAYKVWERAEEFLPERFDLEGPVPNETNTDFRFIPFSGGPRKCVGDQFALLEAIVSLAIFLQHMNFELVPNQTISMTTGATIHTTNGLYMKLSQRQTKPAFVPSASR is encoded by the exons ATGCCTTCCTCACTCTCCACCTGTCTTCTCCTCCCAGCCCCTCTCCTCAAaccccccaccaccaccactactctctctctcagacCCAGTTCTCACTTCCTCACCATCAAGTCCTCCGCAAacaacagcaacaacaacaacaacaaacccAGTTCATGGGTGAGCCCAGACTGGCTCACTTCACTCACACGGTCTTTGACAATTACCAAAGACGACGACTCGGGCATACCAGTAGCCAACGCTAAGCTCGAGGACGTGTCTGAGCTTCTGGGCGGTGCTCTGTTCCTCCCACTGTTCAAGTGGATGAACGAGTACGGACCCGTTTACAGGCTCGCCGCAGGGCCTAGGAATTTCGTGGTGGTTAGCGACCCTGCCATTGCCAAGCATGTGCTGAGGAACTACGGGAAGTATGGTAAGGGTCTGGTGGCTGAGGTCTCCGAGTTCTTGTTCGGGTCCGGTTTTGCCATTGCCGAAGGCCCGCTTTGGACG GCAAGGCGTAGGGCTGTGGTGCCATCACTTCACAAGAAGTATTTGTCAGTGATGGTTGATAGAGTCTTTTGCAAATGTGCCCTTAGATTGGTGGAAAAGCTCAAACCCGACACAGTAGGTGGCATTGCTGTAAACATGGAGGAAAAATTTTCTCAACTAACTCTTGATGTTATTGGTCTGTCCGTATTCAACTACAATTTTGATTCACTTAACACTGATAGTCCTGTGATTGATTCGGTTTACACTGCACTGAAAGAGGCAGAGGCCCGTTCCACGGATATATTACCATACTGGAAG ATTAAAGCTCTTTGTAAAATAATCCCAAGACAAATAAAAGCCGAAAATGCAGTTACTGTGATAAGGAGAACTGTTGAAGAACTTGTTGCAAAGTGCAAAGAGATGGTGGAAGCCGAGGGTGAAAGAATCGATGAGGAGGAATATGTAAATGATGCTGATCCAAGCATCCTTCGCTTCTTGCTTGCAAGCAGAGAAGAG GTTTCAAGTGTACAACTACGAGATGACCTTTTGTCAATGTTAGTTGCTGGTCATGAGACCACTGGTTCAGTGTTGACTTGGACACTCTATCTTCTAAGTAAG AACTCCACCTCATTGGTGAAAGCACAAGAGGAAGTTGACAGAGTTCTACAGGGTAGGCCTCCTACTTATGAAGATATTAAGGATCTAAAGTTTTTGACCCGCTGCATAACTGAGTCACTCCGACTGTACCCACATCCTCCT GTCTTGATAAGAAGAGCTCAAGTTGCTGACATGCTTCCTGGAGCTTACAAG GTTTGGGAGAGAGCAGAAGAGTTTCTGCCGGAAAGATTCGACTTGGAAGGCCCAGTACCTAATGAAACAAATACAGATTTCAG GTTCATTCCATTCAGTGGAGGGCCTCGTAAGTGTGTTGGTGATCAGTTCGCTTTGCTGGAAGCTATTGTTTCTCTCGCCATCTTTCTGCAGCACATGAACTTTGAGTTGGTTCCTAACCAAACCATTAGCATGACTACTGGAGCAACAATACATACAACAAAC GGCTTGTACATGAAACTGAGTCAACGGCAAACAAAACCCGCATTTGTTCCCTCGGCTTCTAGGTAA
- the LOC133872193 gene encoding probable 2-oxoglutarate-dependent dioxygenase SLC1, translated as MSPAMALNTETREDDTVQYQKGVKYLSDSGINQVPNKYIWPVSDRPNVNDGELNQLKKTLKLPIIDFSELQGSNRLQVLESLANACEQYGFFQMVNHGIPSDVISSMIDVGTRFFELPMEERAKFMSSDMRSPVRYGTSFNQTKDTVFCWRDFLKLMCHPNMSDVLPHWPSSPVDLRKSAVTYAKETKHLFLMLMEAILESLGLVGTTEKTTEEDDILKEFQDGSQLMVVNCYPPCPEPNLTLGMPPHSDYGCLTLLLQDEVEGLQIQFQDKWVTVEPIPNSFVVNVGDHLEIFSNGKYKSVLHRVSVNSKKSRISVASLHALPFDRMVKPSPKLINEANPRRYMDTDFYSFLDYISSCEPKRKNFLDSRKLG; from the exons ATGTCTCCTGCAATGGCGCTGAATACTGAGACAAGGGAGGATGATACAGTACAGTACCAGAAAGGAGTGAAGTACCTATCTGATAGTGGCATAAACCAAGTTCCCAACAAGTACATATGGCCTGTTTCCGATCGACCCAATGTGAATGATGGGGAGCTCAATCAACTCAAGAAAACTCTCAAGCTGCCCATCATTGATTTCTCAGAATTGCAAGGTTCCAACCGGCTACAAGTCCTCGAGTCTCTCGCTAATGCTTGCGAGCAATATGGTTTTTTTCAG ATGGTAAACCATGGCATTCCAAGCGATGTTATAAGCAGTATGATCGACGTGGGCACAAGGTTTTTCGAGCTCCCAATGGAAGAAAGAGCAAAGTTCATGTCTTCCGACATGCGTTCGCCGGTCCGATATGGGACAAGCTTTAACCAGACCAAAGACACTGTTTTTTGTTGGAGAGACTTCTTGAAGCTAATGTGTCATCCCAATATGTCAGATGTTCTCCCTCATTGGCCTTCTTCTCCCGTAGACTTGAG GAAATCGGCTGTTACCTAcgcaaaagaaacaaaacactTGTTTCTAATGCTAATGGAGGCCATCCTAGAAAGCTTGGGACTTGTGGGAACCACAGAGAAGACGACAGAAGAAGATGACATTTTAAAGGAATTCCAAGATGGGAGCCAGCTAATGGTTGTCAATTGCTACCCTCCATGCCCCGAACCCAATCTAACGCTAGGAATGCCACCTCACTCCGACTATGGATGCCTTACACTTCTTCTCCAAGATGAGGTCGAGGGTTTACAGATTCAATTCCAAGACAAATGGGTCACTGTTGAACCAATCCCCAATTCATTTGTTGTCAACGTTGGTGATCATCTTGAG ATCTTCAGCAATGGAAAATACAAGAGTGTTTTACACAGAGTCTCAGTGAATTCTAAGAAGTCTCGGATATCGGTGGCTTCTTTGCATGCTCTTCCTTTCGATAGAATGGTCAAGCCATCGCCTAAACTAATCAACGAAGCGAATCCAAGGCGTTACATGGACACGGACTTTTACAGTTTTCTTGACTACATTTCATCCTGTGAACCCAAGAGGAAGAATTTCTTGGATTCTAGGAAATTAGGTTGA